In Amycolatopsis jiangsuensis, the following proteins share a genomic window:
- a CDS encoding TetR/AcrR family transcriptional regulator — translation MPAAGKTARERVRAELTREIKDEARRQLADVGAHGLSLRAVARELGMVSSALYRYFSSRDQLLTALIIDAYNAVGEAAERADPGHGDPRGRWRAIWHATRNWARAHPHEYALIFGSPIPGYQAPQDTVGPAARMPMTLMAVLRQAHPDEPAVTAPMSAELRKQAGALGKLFELDAPAEIVTRAIAAWTQLYGAISFELFGQYANGVDPADAYFEHLTGQMADFVGL, via the coding sequence ATGCCCGCCGCCGGAAAGACCGCACGCGAACGGGTCCGCGCCGAGCTGACCCGCGAGATCAAGGACGAGGCCCGCCGTCAGCTGGCCGACGTGGGCGCGCACGGGCTGTCGCTGCGCGCGGTCGCCCGTGAGCTGGGCATGGTGTCCTCCGCGCTGTACCGCTACTTCTCCAGCCGCGACCAGCTGCTCACCGCGCTGATCATCGACGCGTACAACGCGGTCGGCGAGGCCGCCGAACGGGCGGATCCGGGGCACGGCGATCCGCGCGGCCGCTGGCGGGCGATCTGGCACGCGACGCGGAACTGGGCACGGGCGCACCCGCACGAGTACGCGTTGATCTTCGGTTCGCCGATCCCCGGGTACCAGGCTCCGCAGGACACCGTCGGCCCGGCCGCGCGCATGCCGATGACGTTGATGGCGGTGCTGCGCCAAGCACATCCCGACGAGCCGGCGGTGACCGCGCCGATGTCCGCCGAACTGCGGAAGCAGGCCGGGGCGCTGGGAAAGCTGTTCGAACTGGACGCGCCCGCGGAGATCGTCACCAGGGCGATCGCGGCCTGGACCCAGCTCTACGGCGCGATCAGCTTCGAACTGTTCGGCCAGTACGCGAACGGCGTCGATCCGGCTGACGCCTACTTCGAGCACCTGACCGGGCAAATGGCCGACTTCGTGGGTTTGTAG
- a CDS encoding nitroreductase family deazaflavin-dependent oxidoreductase, with the protein MTSTTPRYLRPGKGTKVANAFARGVTKLGISLWGSRVLGVRGRTSGQLREVPVNLLTHEGAQYLVAARGETQWVRNLRAAGEGQLRLGRRVEKFGYRELADDEKPAVLRAYLARWKFEVGVFFDGVDASSPDETLRRIAPGYPVFEIRTA; encoded by the coding sequence ATGACCAGCACGACGCCCCGTTATCTCCGGCCCGGCAAGGGCACCAAAGTGGCCAACGCGTTCGCGCGGGGCGTCACCAAGCTCGGCATCAGCCTGTGGGGCAGCCGGGTGCTGGGCGTCCGCGGCCGCACCTCGGGCCAGCTGCGGGAGGTGCCGGTGAACCTGCTGACGCACGAGGGTGCGCAGTACCTCGTGGCGGCGCGCGGGGAAACCCAGTGGGTGCGGAACCTGCGAGCGGCGGGCGAGGGACAGCTGCGGCTCGGCCGTCGCGTCGAGAAGTTCGGCTACCGCGAGCTGGCCGATGACGAGAAGCCTGCCGTGCTGCGGGCCTACCTCGCGCGGTGGAAGTTCGAGGTCGGCGTGTTCTTCGACGGCGTCGACGCGAGCTCGCCGGACGAAACGCTGCGGCGGATCGCGCCCGGCTACCCGGTGTTCGAGATTCGGACAGCCTGA
- a CDS encoding response regulator transcription factor translates to MSSVNATPAGPGKADLRRADGSPVRVLVVDDESTLAELVSMALRMEGWDVRSAGTGAEAVRVGRDFRPDAVVLDVMLPDFDGLEVLRRMRAEVPYLPVLFLTAKDAVEDRIAGLTAGGDDYVTKPFSLEEVALRLRALLRRANGVSGAGGSQLVVGDLTLDEDSREVHRGGDLVPLTATEFELLRYLMRNPRRVLSKAQILDRVWSYDFGGQANIVELYISYLRKKIDADREPMIHTMRGAGYVLKPAG, encoded by the coding sequence ATGAGCAGTGTGAACGCCACGCCTGCCGGTCCGGGCAAGGCCGATCTGCGGCGTGCCGACGGCAGCCCGGTCCGGGTGCTGGTGGTCGACGACGAATCGACACTGGCCGAGCTCGTCTCCATGGCCCTGCGCATGGAGGGCTGGGACGTGCGCAGCGCCGGTACCGGGGCCGAGGCGGTCCGGGTGGGCCGGGACTTCCGCCCGGACGCGGTGGTGCTCGACGTGATGCTCCCCGACTTCGACGGCCTCGAGGTGCTGCGCCGGATGCGGGCCGAGGTGCCCTACCTGCCGGTGCTGTTCCTCACCGCGAAGGACGCGGTGGAGGACCGCATCGCCGGGCTCACCGCGGGCGGCGACGACTACGTGACCAAGCCGTTCAGCCTGGAGGAGGTGGCCCTGCGGCTGCGTGCGCTGCTCCGCCGGGCCAACGGGGTGTCCGGCGCCGGCGGTTCCCAGCTCGTGGTCGGCGATCTGACGCTGGACGAGGACAGCCGCGAGGTGCACCGCGGCGGCGACCTCGTCCCGCTCACCGCCACCGAGTTCGAGCTGCTGCGCTACCTCATGCGCAACCCCCGGCGGGTGCTGTCCAAGGCCCAGATCCTCGACCGCGTGTGGAGCTACGACTTCGGCGGCCAGGCCAACATCGTCGAGCTCTACATTTCCTACCTGCGCAAGAAGATCGACGCCGACCGGGAGCCGATGATCCACACCATGCGTGGCGCGGGGTATGTCCTCAAACCCGCCGGCTGA
- a CDS encoding sensor histidine kinase gives MSSNPPAEPRRTRRPWSLRRRLIMQLAALLALVCLVVGVVTELALQGFLVGQLDHRLAAASDRGARGGVKPPWIYGDKPPPDPLRVLGQGDGTLALVVRDGAVSAAVLDFHKKKPPRTPGAPPPPGTPPPVESLTGDQQRLLLDVPPDGSRRSVDLGGGLGSYRVMSTYSPDGDLTVIGLPLDDVNATLWRLGFIFGGVALGGLLVAGFAGAITIRRTMAPLDRLAATASRVSELPLDRGEVALSERVPEVDTDPRTEVGKVGAALNRMLGHIADALAARHASESRVRQFVADASHELRTPLAAIRGYAELVRRGGRQVPPDVAFAMNRVESESARMTTLVEDLLLLARLDSGRPVVHEPVDLSRLVADAVADSHVAGPDHKWLLEVPGEPLTVLGDSRQLQQVVLNLLGNARTHTPPGATVTTRLSQDGDWTRLSIVDDGPGIPGEILPEVFERFARADTSRSRAAGSTGLGLAIVAAVVAAHSGRVRVTSRPGRTEFVTVFPAVPDTGS, from the coding sequence ATGTCCTCAAACCCGCCGGCTGAACCACGGCGGACGCGCCGTCCGTGGTCGCTGCGCCGCCGGCTGATCATGCAGCTGGCGGCGCTGCTCGCGCTGGTGTGCCTGGTCGTCGGCGTGGTCACCGAACTCGCGTTGCAGGGGTTTCTGGTCGGGCAGCTGGACCACCGGCTGGCCGCGGCGAGCGACCGCGGTGCACGTGGCGGCGTCAAACCGCCGTGGATCTACGGGGACAAACCGCCGCCGGATCCGTTGCGGGTGCTCGGCCAGGGCGACGGCACGCTGGCGCTGGTGGTCCGCGACGGTGCGGTCAGCGCGGCGGTACTCGACTTCCACAAGAAGAAGCCACCACGCACGCCGGGAGCCCCGCCGCCCCCGGGGACTCCGCCGCCGGTGGAAAGTCTCACCGGTGATCAGCAGCGCCTGCTGCTCGACGTGCCACCGGACGGCAGTCGCCGCAGCGTCGACCTCGGCGGTGGGCTGGGCAGCTACCGCGTGATGTCCACCTACTCGCCCGACGGTGACCTCACGGTGATCGGGCTGCCGCTCGACGACGTGAACGCCACCTTGTGGCGCTTGGGATTCATCTTCGGCGGGGTGGCACTCGGCGGCTTGCTGGTCGCCGGATTCGCCGGGGCAATCACCATCCGGCGCACGATGGCGCCGCTGGACCGGCTCGCCGCCACCGCGTCACGGGTGTCCGAACTGCCGCTGGACCGCGGTGAGGTCGCGCTGTCGGAACGAGTGCCCGAAGTGGACACCGACCCGCGCACGGAGGTGGGCAAGGTCGGTGCCGCGCTCAACCGGATGCTCGGGCACATCGCGGACGCGCTCGCCGCCCGCCACGCCAGTGAAAGCCGGGTGCGCCAGTTCGTCGCGGACGCCAGTCACGAACTGCGTACCCCACTCGCGGCCATCCGTGGCTACGCCGAGCTGGTCCGGCGCGGTGGGAGGCAGGTGCCGCCGGACGTCGCGTTCGCGATGAACCGCGTGGAGTCCGAGTCCGCGCGGATGACCACGCTGGTGGAAGACCTGCTGCTGCTCGCGCGGCTCGATTCGGGGCGCCCGGTGGTGCACGAGCCGGTGGACTTGTCCCGGCTGGTGGCCGACGCGGTCGCCGACTCGCACGTGGCCGGCCCGGACCACAAGTGGCTGCTCGAGGTGCCCGGTGAACCGCTGACCGTGCTGGGCGACTCCCGCCAGCTGCAGCAGGTGGTGCTGAACCTGCTGGGCAACGCCCGCACGCACACCCCGCCGGGCGCCACCGTGACCACCAGGCTGTCCCAGGACGGCGACTGGACACGGCTGTCCATTGTGGACGATGGGCCGGGAATTCCTGGGGAGATCCTGCCCGAGGTGTTCGAGCGGTTCGCCCGCGCCGACACGTCCCGCTCCCGCGCGGCGGGTAGCACCGGTCTCGGGCTGGCCATCGTCGCCGCCGTGGTGGCCGCGCACTCCGGCCGCGTGAGGGTGACCAGCCGGCCCGGACGTACGGAATTCGTCACGGTTTTCCCTGCGGTACCCGACACCGGGTCGTGA
- a CDS encoding serine/threonine dehydratase, with the protein MPAAPAPADVLAAAERIRPHVRRTPLLRTEIDGRPLLLKLEQLQRSGSFKLRGAVNALLAGPRADRVVTASGGNHGLGVATAAQALGVPAVVYVPETVPETKAAGIEATGVQLVRYGRTYAEAATAARAVAEEPGTRYLHAYDDPDVIAGQGTVTAEIVADAPEVDAIAVAVGGGGLASGTTLAAGARTVFAVEPQQCQALHSALEAGEPVDVTIDSVAASALGATRVGSLPFGILSTPQVTSVLVTDEEILAARGRLWSELRLVVEPAAAAPLAAWLAGRVPAELPCLILCGANTAVGFG; encoded by the coding sequence ATGCCCGCCGCACCCGCTCCCGCCGATGTCCTGGCCGCTGCCGAACGCATTCGGCCACACGTACGGCGGACGCCGCTGTTACGCACCGAAATCGACGGCCGTCCGCTGCTGCTGAAGCTGGAGCAGCTGCAGCGGTCCGGTTCGTTCAAGCTCCGCGGTGCGGTGAACGCCCTGCTCGCCGGTCCGCGTGCGGACCGGGTGGTCACCGCGTCCGGCGGCAACCACGGCCTCGGCGTCGCCACCGCGGCGCAGGCGCTGGGAGTGCCGGCGGTGGTCTACGTGCCGGAGACGGTTCCCGAAACCAAGGCGGCCGGGATCGAAGCGACCGGCGTGCAGCTTGTCCGGTACGGCAGGACCTACGCCGAGGCGGCCACCGCCGCGCGCGCCGTGGCCGAGGAACCGGGCACGCGCTACCTGCACGCCTACGACGACCCCGACGTGATCGCGGGACAGGGAACGGTGACCGCGGAGATCGTGGCGGACGCCCCCGAGGTCGACGCGATCGCCGTCGCGGTGGGCGGCGGCGGGCTCGCGTCCGGCACCACGCTCGCCGCCGGCGCACGCACGGTCTTCGCCGTGGAACCGCAGCAGTGTCAAGCGTTGCATTCCGCGCTGGAAGCGGGCGAGCCGGTGGACGTCACGATCGACTCGGTGGCCGCCTCCGCGTTGGGCGCCACCCGCGTGGGCTCGCTCCCGTTCGGCATCCTCAGCACGCCTCAGGTCACGTCGGTGCTGGTGACCGACGAGGAGATCCTCGCCGCCCGCGGCCGGCTGTGGAGCGAGCTGCGGCTCGTGGTGGAACCGGCTGCCGCCGCGCCGCTGGCCGCCTGGCTCGCCGGCCGGGTCCCCGCCGAGCTGCCGTGCCTGATCCTGTGCGGGGCCAACACCGCGGTCGGCTTCGGGTGA
- a CDS encoding sensor histidine kinase, with product MTRSSGPGTGLSGRLGVRAAVLLLTVIPLVLVSVPFGFTQVTRARAAASTADAVSQARRVGHLLQQLQRQGLLTAAFVADPSAAGADLSQQQAVEAELNNVHSGASPEVAAALERVASLSQLSQTAARRSISLADVAHSYDVAITGLIDALGLVSHTTSDGEGLRQQSAADALLRANEQRALRLITLVAAAVSPGQPFVDSAGQRAVAYAERFGQQAEPGDAAVVEKVESSALVRRIEQFVAAPGAQFAPEVVTTATQLTGQRAAAQDQVLDAIADRTAGWSADASRQAWLLGGAAIVLFGLVLALGVVLGRSMTRPAARAEPDREPARAGGTPLSAPEVTVESGGGPAVAVDRGRDSAASRQAGAQLLAGAARRTQNLVSRQLEVVGELRRTATEPVLIAHLFRLDRTAARLRRTAEDVLVLSGVSDRSRIGGPIELATALRSAAAEIDDEPRVRMTEPAEVLLVAGLGMDLVLLFAELLENAAESSPPESAVEVGTRFLPGGDLEVSVTDQGIGLPAARLAEENRRLAAPEDEPAEQLGLAVVARLAHRHGLSVELCPAAEGPGVTARVTVPQALFTREVDFRHEPAPVGLFEPGHVPDPVPQLLPAPAIAALATPADDGFGWFANPKPAWPEDEPAVPWEEPTRRGGEPALWGAEPAVSGESAWRGGEPALWGAEPAVSGESAWRGGETARRGDEPAWRGIESVLRGDEPARPGAGPVWCAVESAGRGAEPLLRGDEPAQQGAGPVRPQEAESGWSQAEPDSEPSNQPTTEPTGQPGQPAAEPTGQPGQPAAEPTGQPGQPAAEPTGQRSDESTGRPDQPAVGSADPSTSESADQRAAEPAGQPDAEFAASTGTLADLLEESTVDPVDPVPTQRFAPVAPELRDGMARRVPGAQLAPGLRLPQLVRPPSVRRGLRDPAAERATFDAFSDGVAKARQATSLTADQGGA from the coding sequence ATGACCCGGTCGAGCGGACCCGGCACGGGGTTGTCCGGCCGGCTCGGCGTCCGCGCCGCGGTACTCCTGCTCACCGTGATCCCGCTCGTGCTCGTCTCCGTCCCATTCGGGTTCACGCAGGTCACGCGGGCGCGTGCGGCGGCGAGCACCGCCGACGCCGTCTCACAGGCGCGCCGGGTCGGCCACCTTCTCCAGCAGTTGCAGCGGCAGGGCCTGCTCACCGCGGCTTTCGTAGCCGATCCTTCGGCGGCGGGCGCCGACCTCAGCCAGCAGCAGGCCGTGGAAGCGGAGCTGAACAACGTGCACAGCGGCGCGTCTCCCGAAGTCGCGGCCGCGCTCGAGCGGGTTGCCTCGCTGTCGCAGCTAAGTCAGACCGCGGCGCGCCGCAGCATCTCTCTCGCCGACGTCGCGCACAGCTACGACGTCGCGATCACCGGTCTCATCGATGCGCTCGGCCTCGTTTCACACACCACTTCGGACGGTGAAGGGCTGCGGCAGCAGAGTGCGGCGGATGCGCTGCTGCGCGCGAACGAACAGCGCGCGCTCCGGCTGATCACCCTCGTGGCAGCGGCTGTTTCGCCCGGACAGCCCTTTGTCGACAGTGCGGGGCAGCGGGCCGTAGCGTATGCCGAGCGCTTCGGACAGCAGGCCGAGCCAGGTGACGCGGCTGTGGTGGAGAAGGTCGAGTCGAGCGCTCTGGTCCGCCGTATCGAACAGTTCGTTGCCGCGCCGGGCGCGCAGTTCGCGCCCGAGGTGGTCACCACCGCGACGCAGCTCACCGGGCAGCGTGCTGCCGCGCAGGACCAGGTCCTCGACGCGATCGCCGACCGCACCGCCGGATGGTCGGCGGACGCGAGCCGGCAGGCGTGGCTCCTCGGCGGGGCCGCGATCGTCCTCTTCGGACTCGTGCTCGCCCTCGGCGTGGTGCTCGGCCGGTCGATGACCCGGCCGGCCGCCCGGGCGGAGCCGGATCGCGAGCCGGCCCGGGCAGGCGGCACACCGTTGTCAGCGCCCGAGGTCACTGTCGAATCCGGCGGAGGACCGGCCGTGGCGGTCGACCGCGGCCGGGATTCGGCGGCGTCCCGGCAGGCCGGGGCGCAGTTGCTCGCCGGCGCCGCCCGGCGTACCCAGAACTTGGTCAGCCGCCAGCTCGAAGTCGTCGGGGAACTGCGCCGCACCGCCACCGAACCGGTGCTGATCGCCCACCTCTTCCGGCTCGATCGCACGGCTGCCCGGCTACGACGTACCGCGGAGGATGTGCTCGTGCTGTCCGGTGTTTCCGATCGGTCCCGGATCGGCGGGCCGATCGAGCTGGCCACCGCACTGCGTTCGGCGGCCGCGGAGATCGACGACGAGCCCCGGGTGCGGATGACCGAGCCGGCCGAGGTGCTGCTCGTCGCCGGACTGGGCATGGATCTGGTGCTGCTGTTCGCCGAACTGCTGGAGAACGCGGCCGAGTCCTCCCCGCCGGAGTCGGCCGTGGAGGTCGGCACCCGGTTCCTGCCCGGCGGCGACCTGGAGGTGAGCGTCACCGACCAAGGAATCGGCCTGCCCGCCGCACGGCTCGCGGAGGAGAACCGCAGGCTGGCCGCCCCGGAGGACGAGCCGGCGGAGCAGCTGGGCCTCGCCGTGGTCGCCCGGCTGGCCCATCGGCACGGGCTGTCCGTCGAGCTGTGCCCGGCCGCGGAGGGGCCCGGCGTGACCGCCAGGGTCACCGTGCCGCAGGCGTTGTTCACCCGCGAGGTGGACTTCCGGCACGAGCCCGCGCCGGTAGGCCTGTTCGAGCCCGGACACGTGCCGGATCCGGTGCCGCAGCTGCTGCCCGCCCCCGCGATCGCCGCACTGGCCACCCCGGCCGACGACGGCTTCGGCTGGTTCGCCAACCCGAAACCAGCCTGGCCGGAGGATGAACCGGCAGTGCCCTGGGAGGAACCGACGCGGCGTGGCGGGGAACCGGCGCTGTGGGGTGCCGAACCGGCTGTGTCCGGGGAATCGGCTTGGCGTGGCGGGGAACCGGCGCTGTGGGGTGCCGAACCGGCTGTGTCCGGGGAATCGGCTTGGCGTGGCGGGGAAACCGCGCGACGGGGCGATGAACCGGCTTGGCGGGGCATCGAATCGGTGCTGCGCGGCGATGAACCGGCTCGACCGGGTGCCGGCCCGGTGTGGTGTGCCGTCGAGTCAGCTGGGCGTGGTGCCGAACCGCTGCTGCGGGGCGACGAACCGGCACAACAGGGCGCCGGACCGGTGCGTCCGCAGGAAGCGGAATCCGGCTGGTCGCAGGCCGAACCCGACTCCGAGCCGAGTAACCAGCCCACCACCGAACCGACCGGACAGCCCGGACAGCCCGCCGCCGAACCGACCGGACAGCCCGGCCAGCCCGCCGCCGAACCGACCGGACAGCCCGGCCAGCCCGCCGCCGAACCGACCGGACAGCGCTCCGACGAATCGACCGGCCGACCTGATCAGCCCGCCGTCGGATCCGCTGACCCGTCAACCTCCGAATCCGCCGACCAGCGCGCTGCCGAGCCCGCCGGCCAGCCCGATGCCGAGTTCGCCGCCAGCACCGGCACCCTGGCCGACCTACTCGAAGAGTCCACTGTGGACCCCGTCGATCCGGTGCCGACGCAGCGGTTCGCGCCGGTGGCACCGGAACTGCGTGATGGTATGGCGCGCCGCGTGCCCGGTGCTCAGCTGGCGCCGGGGCTGCGGCTGCCCCAGCTCGTTCGCCCGCCGTCCGTTCGTCGTGGGCTGCGCGACCCCGCTGCGGAACGCGCCACCTTCGACGCGTTCTCCGACGGGGTCGCCAAGGCCCGCCAGGCCACCTCTCTCACCGCCGACCAAGGAGGAGCATGA
- a CDS encoding roadblock/LC7 domain-containing protein, with amino-acid sequence MTAPTAQNFTWLINRFALHTAGAIAAIAVSADGLLIAGSQELDRADADRLAATCSAMLALAHGVSESHPLGDPDKVVIELERGYLVVCTISVGCSLGVLANKQASLGTIAYEMAMFANRASEVLTPALIEELKNTVGA; translated from the coding sequence ATGACCGCCCCCACCGCGCAGAACTTCACTTGGCTGATCAACCGCTTCGCGTTGCACACCGCCGGCGCGATCGCGGCGATCGCGGTGTCCGCCGACGGACTGCTGATCGCCGGTTCGCAGGAGCTGGACCGCGCGGACGCGGACCGACTGGCGGCGACCTGTTCGGCAATGCTGGCGCTGGCCCACGGAGTGTCGGAAAGCCATCCACTCGGCGATCCGGACAAGGTCGTGATCGAGCTGGAGCGCGGATACCTGGTCGTCTGCACCATCAGTGTCGGCTGCTCGCTCGGCGTGCTCGCCAACAAACAGGCGAGCCTGGGCACCATCGCCTACGAGATGGCGATGTTCGCCAACCGTGCGTCCGAAGTGCTCACGCCCGCCCTGATCGAGGAGCTCAAGAACACCGTTGGTGCCTGA
- a CDS encoding spermidine synthase, giving the protein MGKARSGRGRPPNGPQPGRYPVRFGTAELLRDADRANAWLLSVGGVAQSYVDLDDPANLEFDYVRRLGDLVDCLPDGPLDALHVGGAGCSLPRYVAATRPGSRQLVFDADEPLIELVREQLDLRSVPKLRVRIEDGRVGVRSRRDASADLVVVDAFERASIAGGLATVEFVTDVARVLRPAGTLLANVTDGPGLPFARRFLATLAAVFPQVVLLAEPGVLRGRRFGNLVLAASRTELPTAELTRRAASSPYPARCVHDGDLRALRGKAQPMTDAEAVVAPAPPEDVLGLF; this is encoded by the coding sequence GTGGGCAAGGCCCGTTCCGGCCGCGGCCGGCCACCGAACGGTCCGCAGCCGGGCCGGTATCCGGTGCGGTTCGGCACGGCGGAGCTGCTTCGCGACGCCGACCGTGCCAACGCGTGGCTGCTGTCGGTCGGCGGCGTTGCTCAGTCCTATGTGGACCTCGACGATCCGGCGAATCTCGAATTCGACTACGTGCGCAGGCTCGGCGATCTCGTCGACTGCCTGCCGGACGGACCGCTCGACGCACTGCACGTCGGCGGCGCGGGATGTTCACTGCCGCGTTACGTCGCGGCGACCCGCCCCGGTTCGCGACAGCTCGTGTTCGACGCCGACGAGCCGTTGATCGAGCTGGTCCGCGAGCAGCTCGACCTGCGGAGCGTGCCGAAGCTGCGAGTCCGCATCGAGGACGGCCGCGTGGGCGTGCGCAGCCGCCGGGACGCGTCCGCGGACCTGGTCGTGGTCGACGCCTTCGAACGCGCGAGCATCGCGGGCGGGCTGGCCACCGTCGAGTTCGTCACCGACGTGGCCCGCGTGCTCCGCCCGGCGGGCACGCTGCTCGCCAACGTCACCGACGGCCCGGGGCTGCCTTTCGCACGCCGGTTCCTCGCCACGCTCGCCGCGGTGTTCCCGCAGGTGGTGCTGCTGGCCGAGCCGGGAGTGCTGCGTGGACGGCGCTTCGGCAACCTCGTGCTCGCCGCGTCGCGCACCGAGCTGCCGACCGCGGAACTGACCCGGCGAGCCGCGTCTTCGCCCTATCCGGCACGCTGCGTGCACGACGGGGACTTGCGCGCGTTGCGCGGGAAAGCACAACCGATGACCGATGCGGAAGCGGTGGTCGCGCCGGCTCCGCCGGAGGACGTGCTCGGGCTGTTCTGA
- a CDS encoding alpha/beta fold hydrolase: MSDSPARSIYRGQKQEQQVRDWCVRRLDHWTLPHRREVVPTCAGATHVVSAGSGSPTVVVVPGTNESAALLEDFATALTSTGSVLLADLPGQPGLSAGRRPGTGRLSWYGRWLADLLDRTVPDQAIVVGHSLGGAVALACDSPRIAGRVLVSPAGLVATKVSAGVLRRTIPWLLAATPARSTALLRHFLAPGHAPAPELVEWYTLVARACRSSLAPPALPSDLLAQRTTAARLVVTGRHDGFFPPERLRDPAGRVLDADLSVLPDAGHLGLDEQPQALAALVHTLT, from the coding sequence ATGAGCGATTCGCCAGCGCGGTCGATCTACCGCGGGCAAAAGCAGGAGCAGCAGGTGCGGGACTGGTGCGTCCGCCGTCTGGACCACTGGACCCTGCCGCACCGGCGCGAGGTCGTGCCGACCTGCGCCGGGGCGACCCATGTGGTGTCCGCCGGCTCGGGTTCTCCGACGGTCGTGGTGGTGCCCGGTACCAACGAAAGCGCCGCGCTGCTGGAGGATTTCGCCACGGCACTGACGTCGACCGGTTCAGTGCTGCTGGCGGACCTTCCCGGGCAGCCCGGACTGAGCGCCGGCCGCCGCCCTGGTACCGGCCGGTTGTCCTGGTACGGCCGGTGGCTGGCCGATCTCCTCGACCGGACGGTGCCGGACCAGGCGATCGTGGTCGGTCATTCCCTCGGCGGTGCCGTCGCCCTCGCGTGCGACTCGCCCCGCATCGCCGGGCGGGTGCTGGTCTCCCCGGCCGGCCTGGTGGCCACGAAGGTGAGCGCCGGTGTCCTGCGCAGGACGATCCCGTGGCTGCTCGCCGCGACCCCGGCCCGCAGCACGGCGCTGCTGCGCCACTTCCTGGCTCCCGGTCACGCGCCCGCGCCCGAGCTGGTCGAGTGGTACACCCTCGTTGCCAGGGCGTGCCGGAGCAGCCTCGCGCCGCCGGCGCTGCCCAGTGACCTTCTCGCCCAGCGCACCACCGCGGCGCGCCTGGTGGTGACCGGCCGGCACGACGGTTTCTTCCCGCCCGAGCGGCTCCGCGACCCGGCCGGCCGAGTGCTGGACGCCGACCTGTCGGTGCTGCCCGACGCCGGACACCTGGGCCTCGACGAGCAGCCCCAAGCCCTCGCCGCACTGGTCCACACCCTGACGTGA
- a CDS encoding TetR/AcrR family transcriptional regulator: MSGGTVNLRERQRLLTRRTVQQHALRLFGEQGFDETTVNEVARAAGVSPMTVYRHFPTKEDLVLGDEYDPLIAQRIAERPAGEPLMRRIGATLVEQISELQNDGGNEGESPAELLLARLRLVLATPALRARRWDSQYATQQAIVEALRADPPDPELEFRVRVAAGACLSAASAAVLRWAEEDGRPDLSRLLTQALAIVSEGQC, translated from the coding sequence ATGAGTGGTGGCACGGTGAACCTGCGGGAACGTCAGCGGCTGCTGACGCGGCGGACGGTTCAGCAGCACGCGCTGCGCCTGTTCGGCGAGCAGGGCTTCGACGAGACGACGGTCAACGAGGTCGCCAGGGCGGCGGGCGTCTCGCCGATGACCGTGTACCGCCACTTCCCCACCAAGGAAGATCTGGTGCTCGGCGACGAGTACGACCCGCTGATCGCGCAGCGGATCGCCGAGCGACCGGCCGGGGAACCGCTGATGCGCCGGATCGGCGCCACCCTGGTGGAACAGATCAGCGAATTGCAGAACGATGGCGGAAACGAGGGTGAAAGCCCGGCCGAGCTGCTGTTGGCGCGCCTGCGGCTCGTGCTGGCCACGCCGGCGCTGCGGGCACGCCGGTGGGACAGCCAGTACGCCACTCAGCAGGCCATCGTCGAAGCCCTGCGGGCGGATCCGCCGGATCCCGAGCTGGAGTTCCGGGTGCGGGTGGCCGCCGGTGCGTGTCTGTCGGCGGCGAGCGCGGCGGTGCTGCGGTGGGCCGAAGAGGACGGCCGCCCGGACCTCTCCCGCCTGCTGACCCAGGCGCTGGCGATCGTGTCGGAAGGACAGTGCTGA
- a CDS encoding carboxymuconolactone decarboxylase family protein, producing the protein MPAPIDLSPLPPCDWSPQLRDLLGAALRDHDLVDQPVSGPGQLNSVATLAHHPRLAIAFGQLVGSLSAGELSARDREVVILRSAYLTQSTYEWSHHRPLALRAGLSEAEVQRLGSDPIDDEWPAREKALLSAVDELHHRSALSTTTGRELAEHYRPRQLLELVFLAGCYRTVATLLNSCEVPLDSGVEALSPPVRR; encoded by the coding sequence ATGCCTGCTCCGATCGACCTTTCCCCACTGCCTCCGTGCGACTGGTCACCGCAACTGCGCGACCTGCTGGGCGCGGCGTTGCGCGACCACGACCTGGTGGACCAGCCGGTGTCCGGCCCGGGACAGCTCAACAGCGTCGCCACGCTGGCCCACCATCCGCGGCTGGCCATCGCCTTCGGGCAACTCGTGGGCAGCCTGAGCGCCGGTGAGCTTTCCGCCCGCGACCGGGAGGTGGTCATCCTCCGGTCGGCATACCTGACCCAGTCCACCTACGAGTGGTCCCATCACCGGCCGCTCGCCCTCCGTGCCGGCCTCAGTGAAGCGGAGGTCCAGCGCCTCGGGTCCGACCCGATCGACGACGAGTGGCCCGCACGGGAGAAGGCCTTGCTGTCCGCGGTCGACGAACTGCACCACCGATCCGCCCTCAGCACCACCACCGGCCGGGAACTCGCCGAGCACTACCGGCCGCGGCAACTGCTCGAGCTGGTGTTCCTCGCCGGCTGCTACCGGACGGTGGCGACGCTGCTGAACTCCTGCGAGGTTCCGCTCGACTCCGGGGTCGAAGCCCTCTCGCCACCGGTGCGGCGGTGA